CCATTGTTTTACTTATCTTAATGATGGTTCATAGAAGATTACAGAATGGCTCAAAAAATTGAAATTCTCTATGAAGACAATCATCTTATTGCTGTCAACAAGCCAGTGGGGCTATTAACGCAACCCACAAGCCTTGTAGAAGATAGCTTGCTTGTTCGATTAAAGGCTTTTATTAAAGAGAGAGATCATAAACCAGGCCGTGTCTTTTTAGAACCTATTCATAGAATCGATAAGCCGGTGAGCGGCGTTGTTGTTTTTGCAAAGACGAGTAAGGCATTATCTCGTCTCATGAAATCGATTAGAGAGCGAAAATGTAAGAAAGTTTATCTTGCAAAAGTCTCTGGGCAATTGCCAGCCTCTGCAGGAATTATAGAGCATTTTTTAGTTCAT
The DNA window shown above is from Chlamydiales bacterium and carries:
- a CDS encoding RluA family pseudouridine synthase; the encoded protein is MAQKIEILYEDNHLIAVNKPVGLLTQPTSLVEDSLLVRLKAFIKERDHKPGRVFLEPIHRIDKPVSGVVVFAKTSKALSRLMKSIRERKCKKVYLAKVSGQLPASAGIIEHFLVHDDFRARVVKDEKEGKKAILSYRLIKKEGPFSLLEVYLETGRYHQIRVQLAYLHCPIVGDHKYGSKETLGENEIALHHHSFSIPHPITDEIITITASKPLWAS